AAGACCCTCTTTGACCTTCTCGCTGTCGTCGGTAGCAATTCCATGAACTGTGGTAACTGCACTATCAGCTAAACTTCCCACCATCTCTCCCGATGCAACAGTCGCCTGGTAAACTCCTTGCCCTACCTCCTTGAGAAAGGTGCTATCCACAACTGTTCCCACAGCTTCCACTCCACCGCCAATAACTCCGCCCACTACCTTACCTGCAAAACCGCCTAGCTCTTTCAGGAATCCCATGTTAGCCTTACCTTGCGCTTTTCGTAATTGTGAAATTTTTACTTCGATAAGGGTTTTATATCAGAAATTTCACGAGCTTTTTAGTAAGATTTGAGTAAGTATTTACGAAGCATTGATGAAGTTTAAACTAAGATGAATTTTATAGTGAGCTATATATACTAATTTCCCCTTGGCATTAACTCACAGGCTAAAGTGAAGTATCGCTCGTCATCATGTATCAAGAAATGGTGACTTCCACTCATCCTAACTACCTCAACGCCAGCTCTAACAAGGGCTGCTATCACTTCGCGCCCCGTCAAACTCGGCAGTTATAGTCATCCCTAAATCAAAACTCTTTGAACGCTAACAAATTCCAACGACTCTGCCGTTTATTCCTCGACTTCCAAACAAAACTCAATGGCTTCTCGAATACGTTCCATGAGTTTACCTAAAGATTTTGCTCGTATATAACAACCTGGAAGATTTGGCATAGAAGCGACAAAGTATCCCTCAGAATCACGCTCAATAATTACGTTAAATTCTCTGCCATTTTTAGCCTTTTACCACTTCAAAAATGCGGCATCGCTTCCCTGTTCGCGCCTAATTTTTGAATCCTTCTCAAACCAAGTGATAATCTGCTCAGGTGTTAACTCTTCAATAACAACACCGTACTCTTCCGCGATGTGTTTCAACACTCTTAAGGATGAAATAGTTAATCTTGTTATAAATTTTTCATGAGTTTGAAGCAGTGCTGAATCTACCTTAACCGCTTCTTCGTAGGTTAAAAACTGTTCTGATGGTTGCTGTGGTTGAGTCATAAATATTTTTAGTTACTGTTCCTTAATTAAATAGCCGCAGCGATGTTCTCCGTTAATAATCCAGTGCGTCCGTTCTACTTTACAATCTTGCAGAGCAGCAGCAAACATTTCTAATTCATGTCCGCAAACGCTGGGGAAAGACGAGGCGACGTGGGAAATGGCACAGTTATGTTCTACCAATATAAATT
This genomic window from Coleofasciculus sp. FACHB-T130 contains:
- a CDS encoding type II toxin-antitoxin system HicA family toxin, whose product is MIAALVRAGVEVVRMSGSHHFLIHDDERYFTLACELMPRGN
- a CDS encoding type II toxin-antitoxin system HicB family antitoxin produces the protein MIERDSEGYFVASMPNLPGCYIRAKSLGKLMERIREAIEFCLEVEE